One Siniperca chuatsi isolate FFG_IHB_CAS linkage group LG3, ASM2008510v1, whole genome shotgun sequence genomic region harbors:
- the LOC122873292 gene encoding lysozyme g-like isoform X1 yields the protein MGYGNIMRVETTGASWETAQQDSLAYSGERASHTMAKTDAGRMEKYRSKINSVGAKYGIDPALIAAIISRESRAGNALHDGWGDYDSKRGAYNGWGLMQVDVNPNGGGHTAQGAWDSEEHLRQGTEILVHFINRIRNKFPGWSTEQQLKGGIAAYNMGDGNVHSYENVDENTTGKDYSNDVVARTQWYKNNGGF from the exons atgg GTTATGGAAACATCATGAGGGTTGAAACTACTGGAGCTTCATGGGAAACAGCTCAGCAGGACAGTCTGGCATACTCAG GTGAGAGGGCATCACACACCATGGCAAAGACTGATGCGGGCAGAATGGAAAAGTACAGGTCTAAAATCAACAGTGTGGGAGCTAAATATGGAATCGATCCAGCTCTAATCGCTGCCATCATCTCCAGAGAGTCCAGGGCCGGAAATGCCCTACATGATGGCTGGGGAGACTATGACTCAAAGAGAGGAGCGTATAACGGCTGGGGACTGATGCAG GTTGATGTTAATCCAAACGGAGGTGGACACACTGCACAGGGCGCATGGGACAGTGAGGAACACCTCCGCCAAGGCACCGAGATCTTGGTTCATTTTATCAATCGGATCCGCAACAAATTTCCTGGCTGGAGCACGGAGCAGCAGCTGAAAG gAGGGATAGCAGCTTACAATATGGGGGATGGAAACGTCCATTCCTATGAAAACGTGGATGAGAACACAACAGGTAAAGACTACTCCAATGACGTCGTTGCCAGAACTCAGTGGTACAAAAACAACGGAGGCTTTTAA
- the LOC122873292 gene encoding lysozyme g-like isoform X2 produces MAKTDAGRMEKYRSKINSVGAKYGIDPALIAAIISRESRAGNALHDGWGDYDSKRGAYNGWGLMQVDVNPNGGGHTAQGAWDSEEHLRQGTEILVHFINRIRNKFPGWSTEQQLKGGIAAYNMGDGNVHSYENVDENTTGKDYSNDVVARTQWYKNNGGF; encoded by the exons ATGGCAAAGACTGATGCGGGCAGAATGGAAAAGTACAGGTCTAAAATCAACAGTGTGGGAGCTAAATATGGAATCGATCCAGCTCTAATCGCTGCCATCATCTCCAGAGAGTCCAGGGCCGGAAATGCCCTACATGATGGCTGGGGAGACTATGACTCAAAGAGAGGAGCGTATAACGGCTGGGGACTGATGCAG GTTGATGTTAATCCAAACGGAGGTGGACACACTGCACAGGGCGCATGGGACAGTGAGGAACACCTCCGCCAAGGCACCGAGATCTTGGTTCATTTTATCAATCGGATCCGCAACAAATTTCCTGGCTGGAGCACGGAGCAGCAGCTGAAAG gAGGGATAGCAGCTTACAATATGGGGGATGGAAACGTCCATTCCTATGAAAACGTGGATGAGAACACAACAGGTAAAGACTACTCCAATGACGTCGTTGCCAGAACTCAGTGGTACAAAAACAACGGAGGCTTTTAA